The region TTACTGGATCAAAAGGAATTGTATTTTGATTAATAGCAAATGAAACTTCTTTCAACCGACACAAATCGCTTCCTTCCTTTTTGTAAAAAACAACATCCAAAATTGCAAATGGCTGAAAGTAAACAGCCTTTCCGGGCGATTTTCCTTTACTATATGCGCTATTTACCAAAAAAGAGATCCTTCCAAAGGCTTCGGAGTAACAGTAGGCTATTAGGCTGTTATCTTTATACCTTATTGTATGCAGAACAATTGCTTTCGATTTTTGCAGCATGTGTGCTATTTTATAAATAGAATTTTGGTAACAGCGGTTTGCTCTCCTTTGCTATCGGCGCAGAAAACTAGGTATACCCCTGTGGCAACTTTATTCCCACGTAAACTGTTTCCATCCCAGGTTGCCATTCCTCCTTCCGATTTTGTTTCGTAGATCAGGTTTCCGTTTATGTCGGTTATTTTTACTATGGTTTCTTCAACTAGCCCAACAATTGTTATTTTCCCAGAATAACCCGGAGGTACTGGATTTGGATACGAGTAAACCTTCCCGAATTTTTCGGATGGTTCGTTGGCATCGCCGCGGTATGATACCATTCCTTTATCTGTAGCAATAAAAACTTCTCCGGATGTAGGATGAATCTTTACATCAAGTATGTTGTTTGATGGTAGCGGACTGTTTTCGGCAGTAAAGTGTAGGAGTTCCTTGGTTCCGTCGGAGTTAAAAAGGTATAACCCCGATTTAGCGGTCCCAAACCATTTGCGGTTGCCTCCATCAACGGTAACTGAAGTTACCGATTCGGTTGCTAAAAGGTAAACAGCGAGTCCTTCAACCACATCGGGAATCTTTATTTTTTGCAGGTAAAAACTTCCATCAAAAACCTTCTCGGGGTTGTAGCTCAGCAAAACACCTTCCGAAGTCCCAAGCCAGAGATAGTTATCCTTATCGAAAGCGAGGGAGTATATGTCGACATTGATAATATTTCCATCCCTATCATAGGGAAGAAATTTTTTATACTTATCGTCATCCTTACTGTCTATGTTACTTCCTGGATTTAAAACAAATAAACCGTTGTTGCGGGGCAATATCAACCACAATGAACCGTATTCCGAATAGCGTAGAGTAGACGTTTTATCTGCATTTATTGTTGATGAATAAGGGAACGAAACCCAGGTGCCATCGGTTTTCCGTACTGATATCGGATTTGCCACAGCTGTATTAGCAACCCAAAGGTTTCCTTTGCCATCAAAAGCAAGGCCGCTAATCCTGCAAAACGGAGAGTTGGGCAGAATGGTTTGAAGCGTGCTATTTTCGGGAGTAAAGTGTGCCACTAAGTTATCATCCTCAAATTGGTACACACCATCACCCCAGCTTCCCACAAAATAGGATGATGGATTTTGCGGGTTAAACTCAACAACGGCGGCATCGTGTCCGCCCCAATCGGCATGGTAATTCCATTCTTCGTTTGCAAAATCATGGATGATAAAGTTATGCCAAAGGTTTGAGTACGTTGCATCGTAGCCTCCCGATGCCACAATAACTCTATCCTTGCTTAATCCAACGGAAAAGCAATTGTTATTGAATGGTCCACCGGGTTTCGCGGCGAGTTGGCTCGAGGTGGTGCCCACTACTAAACCAGCATCATTATCAGCAACTGCAAATCTATCCGCATCTATGGACTTTGTAACTTTGGGTTTAAACGATCCTGTACAGGTATAGCCTGTTAGGGTTATTCCTTTTACGCCAGAAGTGTTGTAGAAAGATATTCCAGCGGTTGATGTTACAATCACCTTGCTGCTGTTCATGTTTATAGATAAAGCCTCGGCGTAAGGTCTGTCTATTTCGCTCCAAGCATTTCCATCGTAACGCCAAACAACGTCGTTAGAGGCCTCTACGCTTTCCATTGCAAATAGAACATCCGATGTTGCTGTAACCCCTATACAGTTGTTACTTGGATTGGTAAAGTTTGTTGCATGGCTCCATCTTGCGTAGTTTACAAGCAGAGGGTCTGAAACAGAAGCGCTCATCAGGCCATTTTCGGTAGCTGCCCAAAACTGATTGTTGAATACAGTAAGGTTGTTAATTTTTAGGTTGTTTCCACCATCTCCCAGAAAATAGGTGTCTTTAACTTCTTTTTTGTCGGGATCAATCACCACAATACCAAAGTCTGTTGAGGTGTATATTTTATCTTGATATAGGAGAAAATCGTTAATGATTTTAGTCCCCGTTAGGGATTTCTCTTTGATATCAGGGATGTTGACAATTTTATCAGGGTAAACAAGATCAATATTTCCGCTTTCGTACCCAACAGCAAGAATGTTTTTTGAGTTAAGATATACCATTGCCGATATTCCCACTTCCGAGAGCCCATTTACTTTGGTTAGTTTATCAATCTCTCCATTACTCTGGTTGTAGGTAAATATTCCTGTTGATGTTGCGCAGTAAACTTTGTTGTTGCCTATAGTTACGAGTTCCGATTCATTGTAGGAGAAATGATCGCGCCAGGTATAATGAGGAATCTGGCCAAACCCTTTTAGGCCAATTATTAGTATCGGGAATAATAGGATGATCCTAAACATGATTGATTGTTTTAGGGATAAACTCGCAAATGATGGAATTATTTTGTAGAGATTTATTTTTTATAAACTCTTTAGAAAACCGACTAGCTTAGAAACTGCCAATCCCCTATGGCTAATTTTGTTTTTAAGTTCTAGGGGCATTTCGGCAAAGGTTTGTTGGTATCCATTGGGTAAAAAAATGGGATCGTAGCCAAAACCATCGCAACCTCTTTCGTTGTCAATAATTACACCCTTCACATCTCCTTCAAACAAGAACTCTTTCCCGTCAACTATAAGTGCAATAACTGTTCTGAACTGAGCGTTTCTGTTTTTTATGCCGGCAAGGTTACCAAGCAACTTTATAATGTTGTCCTTTGGATTTTTCGATTCTCCTGCATAACGGGCACTGTATACACCCGGTTCTCCGTTAAGCGCTTCAACTTCGAGTCCCGTATCATCGGCAAAGCAGTTATATCCTGAGTGTGAAAAAATATGTCGGGCTTTTTGCCGCGCATTATCCTCAAGGGTGTCGTAATCCTCTGGGATTTCATCGTAAAAATTGATGTCGGTCAGCGATAACAACTTAAAATGATCGCCCAGAAGTGCTTGAACTTCCTTTAATTTGTGTTGATTGTTTGTGGCAAACACCAACTCCAATGGACTGTTCTGCATATAAATGCTAAAGAGGGTTAATGCTCATCACCGGAATGTGCCGTGCATTGGCAAGGATATGCTGCTCCAAGGGATCAACAATGAATTCGCCCTCTTTATCCAATGGTGTTGTCATCAACACAATTAAATCGGCTCTGATATTTACAGCCATTTCAAGGATTTCTTGGTCGTATGACTTAATGCCAGGAACAGTGTACTCAATGTATTTTGCTCCTTTTTGATCCAAGAACTTACGCGCCGATGCCATGTTAATATCAATTTTGGCAAGCAATTCAGGGTCTGTCGTGTTAGGTTTTATTAAGTGGAACCTCGATAGGTAGTAATCGCAGAAGTACGAAATCCATTGGTGTTTTTCTCGGTTTTCGGTAGTGAAATCTATGGGAAAAACAACGTCATCGTACCGCTTGTTAACTGGGGGCTCCTGAATGGTAACGAAAGGAACCTTACA is a window of Tenuifilaceae bacterium CYCD DNA encoding:
- the uspA_2 gene encoding universal stress protein UspA, whose protein sequence is MKGTNKTILVPTDFSKVAEYALQHAVRVSNVVKEPISILHIVQSENEVEVAKEKLNVLIATTKEKYGIEITPIVRIGSIFIDIAKVANEINASIVIMGSSTIKDMDESRVSWTLKVITSCKVPFVTIQEPPVNKRYDDVVFPIDFTTENREKHQWISYFCDYYLSRFHLIKPNTTDPELLAKIDINMASARKFLDQKGAKYIEYTVPGIKSYDQEILEMAVNIRADLIVLMTTPLDKEGEFIVDPLEQHILANARHIPVMSINPL
- a CDS encoding ABC transporter substrate-binding protein, whose product is MFRIILLFPILIIGLKGFGQIPHYTWRDHFSYNESELVTIGNNKVYCATSTGIFTYNQSNGEIDKLTKVNGLSEVGISAMVYLNSKNILAVGYESGNIDLVYPDKIVNIPDIKEKSLTGTKIINDFLLYQDKIYTSTDFGIVVIDPDKKEVKDTYFLGDGGNNLKINNLTVFNNQFWAATENGLMSASVSDPLLVNYARWSHATNFTNPSNNCIGVTATSDVLFAMESVEASNDVVWRYDGNAWSEIDRPYAEALSINMNSSKVIVTSTAGISFYNTSGVKGITLTGYTCTGSFKPKVTKSIDADRFAVADNDAGLVVGTTSSQLAAKPGGPFNNNCFSVGLSKDRVIVASGGYDATYSNLWHNFIIHDFANEEWNYHADWGGHDAAVVEFNPQNPSSYFVGSWGDGVYQFEDDNLVAHFTPENSTLQTILPNSPFCRISGLAFDGKGNLWVANTAVANPISVRKTDGTWVSFPYSSTINADKTSTLRYSEYGSLWLILPRNNGLFVLNPGSNIDSKDDDKYKKFLPYDRDGNIINVDIYSLAFDKDNYLWLGTSEGVLLSYNPEKVFDGSFYLQKIKIPDVVEGLAVYLLATESVTSVTVDGGNRKWFGTAKSGLYLFNSDGTKELLHFTAENSPLPSNNILDVKIHPTSGEVFIATDKGMVSYRGDANEPSEKFGKVYSYPNPVPPGYSGKITIVGLVEETIVKITDINGNLIYETKSEGGMATWDGNSLRGNKVATGVYLVFCADSKGEQTAVTKILFIK
- a CDS encoding non-canonical purine NTP pyrophosphatase gives rise to the protein MQNSPLELVFATNNQHKLKEVQALLGDHFKLLSLTDINFYDEIPEDYDTLEDNARQKARHIFSHSGYNCFADDTGLEVEALNGEPGVYSARYAGESKNPKDNIIKLLGNLAGIKNRNAQFRTVIALIVDGKEFLFEGDVKGVIIDNERGCDGFGYDPIFLPNGYQQTFAEMPLELKNKISHRGLAVSKLVGFLKSL